The Zygotorulaspora mrakii chromosome 3, complete sequence genome includes a region encoding these proteins:
- the CAM1 gene encoding translation elongation factor EF1B gamma (similar to Saccharomyces cerevisiae CAM1 (YPL048W); ancestral locus Anc_8.498), which yields MCQDTLYANFRVRSWVPRCLVRTLNLDVQVVEPESAAKQFSKDFPLKKVPAFIDSRGYKLTEQLAIANYLINLSGDEKMKHQLLGKPDDFRTQAQILRWESLANSDLIMFLVKVFGPLRGDAPYIKSDVDKAMAYVNEIVALFEERLQTHTYLVTEDITLADLIATAAMTRGFNHLFGEKWRAEHPAILRWFNTVRDSKFLKDEYADFQFIEKPAEPPVNKKKQQKQQAKMAEPPKKKEAAEPQTTPAKKPKHPLAVLGEPTFVLDDWKRKYSNEDTRPVALPWFWEHYNPDEYSIWRVDYKYNDELTLTFMSNNLIGGFFNRLSASVKYVFGAMVVYGENNNNGIVGAVMIRGQDYVPAFDVAPDWESYSYKKLDPSKDEDKAFIENMWAWDKPVVVNGDSKEISDGKVLK from the coding sequence ATGTGTCAGGATACTTTATATGCAAATTTCAGAGTCAGGAGTTGGGTCCCCAGGTGCTTGGTCAGAACGCTGAATCTAGATGTGCAAGTTGTCGAACCGGAGTCTGCGGCCAAGCAGTTCAGCAAGGATTTCCCCTTGAAGAAGGTGCCAGCGTTCATCGATAGCCGTGGCTACAAGCTTACCGAGCAGCTTGCAATTGCCAACTATCTGATCAACCTCTCGGGTGACGAAAAGATGAAGCATCAACTGTTGGGCAAGCCGGACGACTTCAGGACGCAGGCGCAGATCTTGAGATGGGAGTCGTTGGCCAACAGCGATCTGATTATGTTCTTGGTGAAGGTTTTTGGACCGTTGAGGGGCGATGCGCCGTACATCAAGAGTGACGTGGACAAGGCTATGGCGTACGTGAACGAAATTGTGGCCCTCTTTGAGGAGAGACTGCAAACGCACACGTATCTGGTGACTGAGGATATCACTTTGGCAGACTTGATAGCGACTGCTGCGATGACCAGAGGGTTCAATCATCTGTTCGGTGAGAAATGGCGGGCGGAGCATCCGGCCATCCTCAGATGGTTCAACACTGTCAGAGACTCCAAGTTCTTGAAAGACGAGTACGCGGACTTCCAGTTCATCGAGAAACCCGCAGAACCCCCAGTCAACAAGAAGAAGCAGCAAAAGCAGCAGGCCAAAATGGCGGAACCcccgaagaagaaggaagCAGCAGAGCCACAAACGACTCCTGCTAAGAAGCCGAAACATCCCTTGGCAGTCCTGGGCGAACCCACCTTTGTGCTGGACGACTGGAAGCGGAAATACTCCAACGAGGACACAAGACCGGTCGCTCTGCCATGGTTCTGGGAACACTACAATCCAGACGAGTACTCCATCTGGAGAGTTGATTACAAGTACAACGACGAGTTGACCTTGACCTTCATGTCCAACAACTTGATCGGTGGTTTCTTCAACAGATTGTCCGCCTCCGTCAAATACGTTTTCGGTGCCATGGTTGTGTACGGtgaaaacaacaacaacggTATTGTCGGAGCTGTCATGATCAGAGGTCAAGACTACGTCCCTGCGTTTGACGTCGCCCCTGATTGGGAATCTTACAGCTACAAGAAGTTGGACCCATCTAAGGACGAGGACAAGGCGTTTATTGAGAATATGTGGGCGTGGGACAAGCCAGTTGTCGTTAACGGAGACTCGAAAGAAATTTCCGACGGTAAGGTTCTTAAATAG
- the CTA1 gene encoding catalase A (similar to Saccharomyces cerevisiae CTA1 (YDR256C); ancestral locus Anc_8.497), with the protein MSSGKGKDTDKTNTYEVRKDRVVTNVQGNPINEPFATQRIGKHGPLLMQDANLIEVLARFNRERIPERNPHAHGSGAFGYFEVTDDITDICGSAMFSEIGKRTRCLTRFSTVGGEKGSADTARDPRGFSTKFYTEEGNLDWVYNNTPVFFIRDPAKFPHFIHTQKRNPQTNLKDANMFWDFLTTPENQVAIHQVMILFSDRGTPASYRTMNGYSGHTYKWSNKKGDWHYVQVHIKSDQGIENFTNEEAVKLAGENPDFVQKDLFENIEKGNAPSWTVYIQTMTEEESKKLPFSVFDLTKVWPHKQFPLRRVGKLVLNENPKNFFAQVEQAAFAPSNTVPYQEASADPVLQSRLFAYSDAHRYRLGANFNQIPVNCPFASKFFNPAIRDGPMNVDGNFGSEPNYLAQDKTYQYIQQARPIQQHQEVWNGPATPFHWATSPGDIDFVQPRMLYRNVLSKQPGQQKNLAHNVGVHVANACPEIQKRVLKMFAKVDQELASNIAKECKAAMIHAESRAKL; encoded by the coding sequence ATGTCGTCGGGAAAGGGAAAGGATACGGACAAGACAAATACATATGAGGTGAGGAAGGATAGGGTAGTGACGAATGTGCAGGGAAACCCCATCAACGAACCTTTTGCCACGCAAAGAATTGGGAAGCATGGCCCGTTGTTGATGCAAGATGCCAACCTGATCGAAGTGCTCGCACGTTTCAACAGAGAACGGATTCCGGAAAGGAATCCGCATGCGCACGGATCGGGGGCTTTTGGTTACTTTGAAGTCACCGACGATATTACGGATATCTGCGGATCAGCAATGTTCAGTGAAATTGGCAAAAGGACGAGATGTTTAACGCGATTCTCGACGGTGGGTGGTGAAAAGGGCTCGGCGGATACCGCTAGAGACCCAAGGGGGTTTTCTACGAAATTCTACACTGAAGAAGGTAATTTGGATTGGGTTTACAACAATACGCCGGTCTTCTTTATTCGTGATCCGGCCAAGTTCCCACATTTCATTCACACTCAAAAGAGAAACCCTCAAActaatttgaaagatgCTAATATGTTCTGGGATTTCTTGACTACACCTGAGAATCAGGTGGCCATCCATCAGGTAATgattcttttctctgatCGTGGTACTCCTGCAAGTTACAGGACGATGAATGGTTATTCTGGTCATACGTATAAGTGGTCGAATAAAAAAGGGGATTGGCATTACGTGCAGGTTCATATCAAAAGTGATCAGGGCATCGAAAATTTCACAAACGAGGAAGCTGTCAAACTAGCAGGTGAAAATCCagattttgttcaaaaggATCTTTTCGAgaatattgaaaagggTAACGCACCCTCTTGGACAGTTTATATTCAAACAATGACGGAGGAAGAGTCCAAAAAATTGCccttttcagtttttgacCTGACGAAAGTTTGGCCCCATAAACAGTTCCCATTACGTCGTGTGGGTAAACTTGTATTGAATGAAAACCCCAAAAACTTCTTTGCACAAGTGGAACAGGCAGCATTTGCACCAAGTAATACAGTCCCATATCAAGAAGCGAGCGCTGATCCAGTTTTGCAATCAAGACTGTTTGCATACTCTGATGCTCATCGCTACAGATTAGGTGCAAACTTTAATCAAATTCCAGTAAACTGCCCTTTtgcatcaaaatttttcaatcctGCCATTAGAGATGGTCCGATGAATGTTGATGGTAATTTTGGTTCAGAGCCTAATTATTTGGCTCAAGACAAAACATATCAATATATTCAACAGGCTAGACCTATCCAACAACATCAAGAAGTTTGGAATGGCCCCGCAACACCATTCCATTGGGCCACTTCACCTGGTGATATCGATTTCGTTCAACCAAGAATGTTATATAGAAATGTTTTATCAAAACAGCCAGGtcagcaaaaaaatttggctcATAACGTTGGTGTTCATGTAGCAAATGCTTGCccagaaattcaaaaacgtGTTTTAAAAATGTTCGCAAAAGTTGATCAAGAATTGGCATCTAACATAGCAAAAGAGTGTAAAGCTGCTATGATTCATGCGGAATCGCGTGCTAAATTATGA
- the SGF11 gene encoding SAGA histone acetyltransferase complex subunit SGF11 (similar to Saccharomyces cerevisiae SGF11 (YPL047W); ancestral locus Anc_8.496): MTETIESMSKGIFHNLITTIIQDIVARETTRQQLLRARYPDLKPYFYDPKHELDVFGQPKQQESSHYISCSNCSRKVSANRFAAHLQRCLSRGARK, from the coding sequence ATGACAGAGACTATTGAATCCATGTCAAAGGGTATTTTCCACAATTTAATTACAACAATCATTCAAGATATTGTTGCCAGAGAAACGACAAGGCAACAACTACTAAGAGCAAGGTATCCTGATCTTAAGCCGTACTTTTATGATCCCAAGCACGAATTGGATGTTTTTGGCCAACCAAAACAACAAGAATCCTCACATTATATAAGCTGTTCAAATTGTAGCAGAAAAGTTTCAGCAAACCGATTTGCGGCTCATCTACAGCGGTGTTTGAGTAGAGGTGCCAGAAAATGA
- the RMD5 gene encoding ubiquitin-protein ligase RMD5 (similar to Saccharomyces cerevisiae RMD5 (YDR255C); ancestral locus Anc_8.495), which produces MSKLLPIIETEFSKIYSESSSSQDALIRKCPLETHDFKAQLKKLKAHLNKHIQESEAHMRGEDKEGDVKKLRRRRELVVEKVNKCHKQWDLSIKKQIKQTSQQHARFKKMVLNKLYEFDLDQICINRLPQDSKKYVDKAISFHISRYNIGNLDIRDRGSMMDYLRNVYGVSEDISSKFVEMGQIVQDMKNGNPNTCLDWCKQGSLLQFELHTLNLMQLFEKGDTLKTYRFLTNDVTVNSFKHRHKQVITEISPILTRLILGKPIMNIKELTQKQLEKCISLFTQEYCSQNNVSFNSPLFLIILSGVIAFQFFIKYTSIRASAHVDWTTENELPFDVQLPDFLSYFNPIFICPVLKEETTEENPPYALPCHHILSKKSLDRLSKNGTSTFKCPYCPVNASKSKTRKVNFVML; this is translated from the coding sequence ATGTCTAAGTTGCTACCGATCATCGAAACAGAATTCAGTAAGATTTATAGCGAGTCTTCTTCGTCGCAAGATGCCCTGATAAGGAAGTGCCCCTTGGAGACCCATGATTTCAAGGCTCAACTAAAAAAGTTGAAGGCACATTTGAATAAACATATCCAAGAATCTGAAGCACATATGAGAGGTGAAGACAAGGAGGGAGATGTGAAAAAGCTACGTCGCAGAAGGGAATTGGTTGTGGAGAAAGTTAATAAATGTCATAAGCAATGGGATCTTTCAATTAAAAAGCAAATTAAGCAGACTAGCCAGCAGCATGCGcgcttcaaaaaaatggttttgaataaattgtACGAGTTTGACTTGGATCAAATATGTATCAACAGGTTGCCGCAAGATTCAAAGAAGTACGTTGATAAGGCGATAAGTTTTCACATATCCAGATACAATATTGGCAATCTGGACATCCGAGATAGAGGTTCAATGATGGATTATTTGCGTAATGTTTACGGTGTGTCTGAAGATATCTCAAGCAAGTTTGTTGAAATGGGTCAGATTGTGCAAGACATGAAGAATGGTAATCCGAATACCTGTCTCGATTGGTGCAAGCAGGGTTCGCTGCTTCAGTTTGAATTGCATACTTTAAATTTGATGCAGCTGTTTGAAAAGGGTGATACTTTAAAAACTTACCGGTTCCTAACTAATGACGTCACAGTAAATTCTTTTAAACATAGACATAAGCAGGTGATTACAGAAATTTCTCCTATCTTGACGCGATTGATACTGGGAAAACCTATTATGAACATCAAAGAATTAACTCAGAAACAGCTGGAAAAATGTATATCATTGTTTACTCAAGAGTACTGTAGTCAAAACAATGTATCATTCAATTCAccattgtttttgattattttgAGTGGCGTTATCGCGTTCcagtttttcatcaaatataCATCAATTAGAGCATCTGCGCATGTCGATTGGACAACTGAGAATGAGCTGCCTTTTGATGTTCAACTACCTGATTTTCTGTCTTACTTCAACCCGATATTCATCTGTCCTGTACTCAAAGAGGAGACAACAGAGGAAAATCCTCCTTATGCATTGCCGTGCCATCatattttatcaaagaaatccTTAGATCGGCTCTCTAAGAATGGTACTTCGACTTTTAAATGTCCTTATTGCCCTGTGAATGCATCAAAGTCCAAAACAAGGAAGGTCAACTTTGTAATGTTATAG
- the ELC1 gene encoding elongin C (similar to Saccharomyces cerevisiae ELC1 (YPL046C); ancestral locus Anc_8.494): MSKIILISSQNEEVQISREAALISSTLKAMLENPFEKENPHIELHNMDTQVLKKVVEYLEYHLEYQEVDESREDISDFEIPTEMALELLLAADYLNV, from the coding sequence ATGTCGAAAATTATACTGATATCCAgtcaaaatgaagaagtCCAAATAAGTCGTGAAGCAGCGCTAATATCATCGACTTTAAAAGCAATGTTAGAAAACCCTTTCGAAAAAGAGAACCCTCATATTGAGCTTCATAACATGGATACACAAGTTCTTAAAAAAGTCGTCGAGTATTTGGAATACCACCTAGAGTATCAAGAGGTTGACGAAAGTCGAGAGGACATATCTGACTTTGAAATTCCAACGGAAATGGCGTTGGAACTACTGCTTGCTGCCGATTATTTAAACGTATAG
- the VPS16 gene encoding tethering complex subunit VPS16 (similar to Saccharomyces cerevisiae VPS16 (YPL045W); ancestral locus Anc_8.493): MYRIFIFQATYANKPMKKCVTNKYKTSDSRSLKGIFNDVVRLMVTRNPSLNWEKLQDVFYRNREICTLQWPVEEELRYAISTTVIAIELRDFLQIFDYNGNMIISIDKSQFKNVIRFEFDGAEQLVVATPNSVTVVTQFKPLAFKTCRLSENIQDSIWDYKSGLIIMQQSQDIYKLTGSSIELLLKNEGQYTLLTKEHWNSNGNKAILLDVQHVYELEINEAKMTKILSDAQWHRVVLSPNNFICLFNVKFNKLQVFKSSSRILLEHTLEETPKGIKWCGDDTIACGFLDEIKLYGPGNSYVAFWFPQEIAALHTEIDGLKVFTEESVQFISKVEKHTSNTFKIGSTESSAILLDSLDLLEENAARAIENLKTINLKQAVTDCIEASKEELDPQLRKRLLSAASFGKASLSTEVFNSDLFVEACSVLRLLSLLKALEIHLTVKEYSTITLPGLITILLRRQEHYKCIMICQAVNSLEQLPTIFTHWAISKIKYSKDSNDGELYSSIKEQYYSLPDHIKAHISEIFNTAYLEGRFALSRNLALLEYSPEMRIAQLLQLDENSMALREALKMQCPELSTSLIFNFCEKLTTAQLAKLLIMDMPTEQLYPYIFRADEKLLYDYYRQTDRFVDLAHLILLQSKNEGSIRIFLPQVQELYSKILNNNLIKQDTELIQRQEKIWIFQETLTANLGSSFSDLTLDQTLSKLIEMRQEKHTQSLIKKFKVNEKKFYHIKIGALVEKKMFNDLYQFAISKKSPVGYEPFYKCLMRKGYKGEASIYISLISTISYGEKIEMYVKCKAFEEAIQLAGKERDIKGLKELYKKMPANDPQLKSLINEYMSKI; encoded by the coding sequence ATGTATagaatatttatttttcaagctaCTTATGCGAATAAACCCATGAAAAAGTGTGTAACGAATAAGTACAAAACAAGCGATTCTAGATCATTAAAAGGGATTTTTAACGACGTTGTAAGATTGATGGTGACCAGAAATCCTAGCTTGAATTGGGAAAAGCTCCAAGACGTCTTTTATCGTAATCGAGAGATCTGTACTTTACAATGGCCTGTTGAGGAAGAATTAAGGTATGCAATATCAACTACTGTCATCGCAATTGAATTGCGAGactttttgcaaattttcGATTATAATGGCAATATGATAATAAGTATAGATAAATCTCAGTTTAAGAACGTGATcagatttgaatttgatggCGCTGAGCAGTTAGTAGTAGCAACTCCCAATTCAGTTACAGTTGTGACCCAGTTCAAACCCCTAGCGTTCAAAACTTGTCGATTAAGTGAGAATATTCAGGATTCCATTTGGGACTACAAAAGTGGGTTGATAATAATGCAGCAGTCACAAGATATTTACAAACTTACAGGCAGCTCAATAGAACTGCTActcaaaaatgaaggaCAATACACACTTTTGACTAAGGAACATTGGAATAGCAATGGTAATAAAGCTATTCTTCTCGATGTTCAGCATGTCTATGAGCTTGAGATTAATGAGGCTAAAATGACCAAGATATTATCAGATGCACAATGGCACCGAGTGGTTCTATCTCCAAATAATTTCATCTGTTTGTTTAACGTAAAATTTAATAAGTTACaggttttcaaaagctccTCAAGAATACTTTTAGAACATACTCTGGAAGAGACCCCAAAAGGCATTAAATGGTGTGGAGATGATACTATTGCTTGTGGATTCTTGGATGAAATTAAACTCTATGGGCCAGGAAACTCGTATGTTGCATTTTGGTTTCCTCAGGAGATTGCCGCTTTGCACACAGAAATAGATGGTTTGAAGGTTTTTACAGAAGAAAGCGTCCAGTTTATTTCGAAGGTTGAAAAACATACCTCCAATACATTTAAAATCGGCTCTACAGAGTCTAGTGCAATCCTGCTGGACTCACTGGACTTATTGGAGGAAAATGCCGCCAGAGCAATAGAAAACTTGAAGACGATCAATTTAAAACAAGCTGTTACAGATTGTATTGAGGCTTCAAAGGAGGAACTAGATCCTCAATTGAGGAAGAGATTACTGAGTGCTGCCTCTTTTGGAAAAGCTTCTCTCTCCACAGAAGTTTTCAACTCTGATCTATTCGTGGAAGCCTGTAGTGTACTCAGGCTATTGAGTCTCTTGAAAGCGCTGGAAATACATTTAACCGTCAAAGAGTATAGTACTATCACTTTACCTGGCTTAATTACAATTTTGCTGAGGCGACAAGAACATTACAAATGCATTATGATCTGTCAAGCAGTTAATAGTCTGGAGCAGCTACCAACAATTTTCACACATTGGGCcatatcaaaaataaagTACTCGAAAGATTCGAACGACGGAGAACTCTATTCATCTATTAAAGAGCAATACTATAGTCTCCCAGATCATATAAAAGCTCATATATCTGAGATTTTCAATACAGCATACCTTGAAGGAAGGTTTGCTCTCTCTCGAAACCTTGCTTTGTTGGAGTATTCGCCGGAAATGAGAATTGCTCAACTACTTCAGCTTGATGAAAACAGCATGGCCTTAAGGGAGGCACTTAAGATGCAGTGCCCTGAATTGAGTACTTCATtaatttttaatttttgtGAAAAACTAACAACAGCCCAGCTGGCGAAATTATTGATCATGGATATGCCAACTGAACAGTTGTATCCATATATTTTCAGAGCAGACGAAAAGCTGTTGTATGATTACTATCGACAAACCGACCGATTTGTTGATCTAGCACATTTGATACTCTTACAGAGCAAAAATGAAGGCTCAATAAGGATTTTCCTACCTCAGGTTCAAGAGCTATACAGCAAAATTTTAAATAATAACCTTATTAAACAAGACACAGAGCTCATACAAAGGCAGGAAAAGATATGGATTTTTCAGGAAACACTGACAGCAAATCTAGGCAGTAGCTTTTCTGACCTAACTCTCGACCAGACGCTATCTAAGCTGATTGAAATGCGACAGGAAAAACACACGCAATCGTTgattaaaaaatttaaagtCAACGAGAAGAAATTCTATCACATAAAAATAGGTGCTTTggtggaaaagaaaatgttcaaTGACTTGTATCAGTTTGCTATAAGTAAAAAATCCCCAGTAGGGTACGAGCCGTTTTATAAGTGCTTAATGAGGAAGGGATATAAAGGCGAAGCCTCCATTTACATTAGCTTGATTTCCACCATTTCATATGGAGAAAAGATAGAAATGTATGTCAAATGCAAGGCTTTCGAAGAGGCTATTCAGCTAGCCGGGAAGGAAAGGGATATAAAGGGCCTTAAAGAACTTTACAAAAAGATGCCTGCTAATGACCCTCAGCTGAAATCTTTAATCAATGAATATATGAGCAAAATATAA
- the CHL4 gene encoding Chl4p (similar to Saccharomyces cerevisiae CHL4 (YDR254W); ancestral locus Anc_8.492) — protein sequence MNLEDDYVPQHETKQVLKKLLRLPLTILCHLVVQWASKYGTERDETSEQLAAKLEQLVKRRVKRRVLASKILLEYWPRGLSLFQLAQIDCYSVVYKPDHFTWTSSTAWNAMHSKQVLHINFSKFVSRLKKDLQKFYLCNIHTFEHPELPLVICRIQLFDLNKSFSDSVMKSSHIENLPEGRKLSSRAPYYVAFSLNSPNIIHSPDEDSYAQLIIQSIERTLSDREAVILKRNEIPPVRSLHSMQVLFGVSRLSNSLGSWATYGETSFEVSPFGSVQEHQSMKGKAILVEGLGDKNIVSSDDGSAEDPEIKRLRLDNSMMRFKGSKDGVKTTKLYQLKRSKNRIYSLDEANSPESQNTVNGISKYTSMVPVEKVEFTTHNNLDSDRQVSLKLKLYGNDVFAGLHELCDRRHIDINKVPGWLTGENGPSSGSIRDGNFVSDTKGGLI from the coding sequence ATGAATTTAGAAGATGATTACGTTCCTCAGCATGAAACCAAGCAAGTTCTTAAAAAGCTGTTAAGACTACCGTTGACGATACTATGCCATTTGGTAGTGCAATGGGCATCGAAATACGGGACCGAAAGAGACGAGACATCAGAACAGCTCGCCGCGAAGTTGGAACAACTAGTGAAGAGGCGTGTGAAACGACGTGTTTTGgcttccaaaattttgcTAGAGTACTGGCCCCGTGGACTGAGCCTTTTTCAACTGGCACAAATTGATTGTTACTCAGTAGTGTACAAGCCAGATCACTTTACGTGGACTTCTTCAACTGCATGGAATGCGATGCACTCAAAACAGGTTTTGCACATTAATTTCAGCAAATTTGTatcaagattgaaaaaggatcttcaaaaattctatCTTTGCAATATACATACATTTGAGCATCCGGAACTACCACTTGTTATTTGTCGAATTCAACTATTTGATCTAAATAAATCATTTTCCGATAGTGTTATGAAGTCTAGCCATATCGAAAATCTACCTGAGGGTAGGAAATTATCCTCTAGAGCTCCATATTACGTTGCATTCTCTCTGAATTCTCCGAACATAATACATTCGCCTGATGAAGATTCTTATGCCCAACTGATTATTCAAAGCATTGAAAGAACCCTTTCAGATCGGGAAGCTGTAATCCTGAAGCGAAACGAGATACCACCAGTGAGATCACTTCATTCAATGCAGGTACTATTCGGTGTCTCCCGATTGTCGAATAGCTTAGGATCTTGGGCGACATATGGTGAAACTTCGTTTGAGGTGTCACCTTTTGGTAGCGTTCAAGAGCATCAATCTATGAAGGGCAAAGCAATACTAGTTGAAGGACTTGGTGATAAAAATATCGTTTCCTCCGATGATGGCAGTGCTGAAGACCCTGAGATCAAGAGGCTGCGACTAGATAATAGCATGATGAGATTTAAGGGTTCGAAAGATGGCGtaaaaacaacaaaattGTATCAACTGAAGAGGTCTAAAAACCGTATTTACTCGTTAGATGAAGCAAATTCGCCGGAATCTCAGAATACAGTGAATGgcatttcaaaatatacaTCTATGGTTccagttgaaaaagttgaatttaCAACTCACAATAACCTGGATTCTGACAGGCAAGTTTCGTTGAAGCTGAAGCTCTATGGTAATGATGTATTCGCCGGCTTGCATGAGTTATGCGATAGACGTCACATAGATATAAATAAAGTGCCAGGATGGTTGACCGGGGAAAATGGACCAAGTTCAGGGAGTATTAGAGACGGAAATTTTGTAAGTGACACCAAAGGGGGACTCATTTGA